A region from the Vicia villosa cultivar HV-30 ecotype Madison, WI linkage group LG3, Vvil1.0, whole genome shotgun sequence genome encodes:
- the LOC131662021 gene encoding neutral/alkaline invertase 3, chloroplastic-like → MSLGTSQAVYQILSRVVPQSGYNELYGNTSQLRVKCRKKLSSRRRFLIESSTSSQLRPHRFSLTAVSFCDYKTYSHPRLQTCKCQQAENLSGITSGDGNGARFASDVEKSNLVSNVMSAKSVVEFEDVQLLKQEKEILSSNITNGNISKNFDSVSINSIEDEAWDLLRESVVNYCGNPIGTIAAKDPNSTNVLNYDQVFIRDFIPSGIAFLLKGEYDIVRNFILHTLQLQSWEKTMDCHSPGQGLMPASFKVRTVPLEGDDSATEEVLDPDFGEAAIGRVAPVDSGLWWIILLRAYGKCSGDLSVQERVDVQTGIKMILKLCLADGFDMFPTLLVTDGSCMIDRRMGIHGHPLEIQALFYSALLCAREMLTPEDGSADLIRALNNRLVALSFHIREYYWIDMKRLNEIYRYKTEEYSYDAVNKFNIYPDQIPPWLVEWMPNKGGYLIGNLQPAHMDFRFFSLGNLWSVVNSMATEEQSHSILDLIEAKWSDLVAEMPLKICYPALEGQEWQIITGSDPKNTPWSYHNGGSWPSLLWQFTAACIKMNRPHIAAKTVEIAERRISRDKWPEYYDTKRSRFIGKQSQLFQTWSIAGYLVSKLLLADPSKANILITAEDSELANAFITANPKGKRGRKNLKQTYIV, encoded by the exons ATGTCTTTGGGTACTTCCCAAGCAGTTTATCAGATTCTGTCTAGGGTTGTGCCTCAATCTGGGTATAATGAGCTTTATGGGAACACTTCGCAGTTGCGAGTAAAATGTAGGAAGAAACTGTCTTCAAGGCGTAGGTTTTTAATCGAGAGCTCTACTTCTAGCCAGTTAAGACCTCATCGATTTTCGTTGACTGCTGTCAGTTTTTGTGACTATAAGACCTATAGTCATCCGCGGTTACAGACATGCAAATGCCAACAGGCTGAAAATCTGAGTGGCATAACTTCAGGAGATGGGAACGGGGCGAGGTTTGCGAGTGACGTTGAGAAATCAAATTTGGTAAGCAATGTGATGAGTGCCAAGTCTGTCGTAGAGTTTGAAGATGTTCAattgttgaaacaggaaaagGAGATTTTGTCGTCTAATATTACAAATGGGAATATCTCGAAAAACTTTGACTCTGTTAGCATCAACTCCATTGAGGACGAAGCGTGGGATCTACTGAGGGAGTCTGTAGTTAATTATTGTGGCAATCCTATTGGAACTATTGCTGCAAAGGATCCAAACAGTACCAATGTTTTGAATTATGACCAGGTCTTTATTCGGGATTTTATTCCTTCTGGAATCGCTTTCCTATTGAAGGGAGAGTATGATATTGTTCGTAATTTCATTCTTCATACGCTTCAGTTGCAG AGCTGGGAGAAAACAATGGATTGTCATAGTCCAGGACAAGGTTTGATGCCTGCTAGTTTTAAGGTTCGGACAGTTCCTCTGGAAGGGGATGACTCTGCAACAGAAGAGGTTTTGGATCCTGACTTTGGAGAGGCAGCCATTGGCCGTGTTGCCCCTGTTGATTCCG GATTGTGGTGGATTATTTTACTACGAGCATATGGAAAATGCTCCGGAGATTTATCAGTTCAGGAGAGAGTTGATGTGCAAACAGGAATTAAGATGATTTTGAAGTTGTGTCTTGCTGATGGCTTTGACATGTTTCCAACATTATTAGTAACTGATGGTTCTTGCATGATAGATCGAAGGATGGGCATACATGGGCATCCTTTGGAGATCCAG GCCCTGTTTTATTCTGCCTTACTTTGTGCACGTGAGATGCTTACTCCCGAGGATGGATCAGCGGATCTCATACGTGCACTGAACAATCGTCTGGTAGCTCTTTCATTTCATATTAGGGAATATTATTGGATTGATATGAAAAGATTAAATGAAATTTATCGTTACAAGACAGAGGAATACTCGTATGATGCAGTTAACAAATTCAACATATACCCAGACCAGATTCCTCCTTGGTTAGTGGAATGGATGCCAAACAAAGGAGGCTACTTAATTGGTAACTTACAACCAGCTCACATGGATTTCCGTTTTTTTTCGCTGGGAAACTTGTGGTCTGTGGTTAATAGTATGGCCACAGAGGAACAATCACATTCCATATTGGATCTTATTGAGGCCAAATGGTCGGATTTGGTGGCAGAGATGCCACTAAAGATTTGTTATCCCGCTCTTGAAGGTCAGGAGTGGCAGATAATCACCGGAAGTGATCCTAAGAACAC GCCTTGGTCCTACCATAACGGAGGCTCCTGGCCATCACTGCTCTGGCAG TTCACAGCTGCATGCATAAAGATGAATAGACCACATATTGCTGCAAAAACTGTTGAAATTGCTGAGAGGCGTATATCAAGAGACAAGTGGCCTGAATACTATGACACAAAAAGATCCCGATTCATCGGAAAACAATCTCAACTGTTTCAGACATGGTCAATTGCCGGATACCTTGTGTCAAAGCTGCTGCTTGCAGACCCAAGTAAAGCAAACATTCTGATAACTGCAGAGGATTCCGAACTTGCGAATGCTTTTATTACTGCCAATCCAAAAGGAAAGCGTGGGAGGAAAAATTTGAAGCAGACCTACATTGTATGA